DNA sequence from the Scophthalmus maximus strain ysfricsl-2021 chromosome 1, ASM2237912v1, whole genome shotgun sequence genome:
ttttttaaataagatcAATAGCCCGGGGGCAAGAAGTGACAATTAAAGTAAAGCAGGACAAATATGTTAGGAAGCGTTAGGTTGCGCAGTGGCAAAGTACCCCAAAACTCACACACGGGAATCAAGTGTTTAAGGACTGAGCTCAAGCGAAAGTGCCTCCGAGTGATTTACATACATTAAGCCACATCAAAAGGACTCTTTGTACACCTCGGAGTCATTATTACCTCAAACGCTTGTGTCCCCTGCCTGACAAATGGAAGCGTGGCTACCTGGGCTTCTGTATGTGTGAGACAATCTTGACCCGGCTGTTGTGATATTAGCTGGTAAATATTCAAAAAGGGGGCCCTGACCTCTTACATccctggggtttttttctctgctgcagggTACAGAATCGTCTCAGGATCGGAAGCCtctgaataaatcaaattattgtgtgtgttgcatggcTATCCAAACAACAAGCCTCTGTTTGGCCAATATAGCTGGCCCCGCTGTCCTCACCGCACGTTGTGAAGGGAGGGACCACTCTGACAGCGGGTCACCTCTTTTGTCCCGtgtcttctcccctccctcacatAATAAGGAGGGTCCTTGGCGGAGCAGGGAGCACGGTTAACTCGATGCGATTTAATCACCCTGCGCGCACGCAGGCTCGCAGAGAGCCTGGGATGTACAAAGTAACAAAATAAAGGGGCTAGTTGTCACCACGGAAACCATGTTTGGCCAGCATTGGGCGATGAATTGCGGCGGTATCTACCTAATAATTCCTATTATCTGCACTGGATGTTTAGATTATCATGTTAATAGGGGGGTTGTGGCAGCAGgtaggacagagagacagggagggaggccGGTTGATAGCATAGATCAAATACAGCAGATGAGCAATCACCACTTGTGGGTGTGccaagaaaacacacagcagacgACCGAGGTAGGGCACGTCCACTCGATTTTTCAAAGTAGCAAGAGAGGAATTTCGCAGCCTCACAAACCACAACCACGGACAAGGAGGAAGTGGCGTTGCTTAAATTGGCACTTCTTTGGTGTCGTTACACCGTCGTGTAGTGAAATAAACTCCCCCCTGCTGTGTAGCCGGACTATAAGAGTTGACCTTTGGTCGCACATGTTCACTTTTTATGTGATGCCCGTCGACACACAGAAGGTAAGAAACTagcttttttttcagaagatcATTCCttgaaatgctttaaaaaaaaaaaagattctacCGGTTCTCTTAGGTCtacattttgtgtttcctgtaTAATTAGATGCAGAAAACAGGATGTAGACATGGTTTCGGTGACCAAAAAGTGTTGTAAAACGTTGCCAGCAAAACATTAGGAGACACTCATTTCCTTTTGTGTAGCTAAGTCATTATGTTTACGAGGGTCATCATTTTCACAACATGTccagtatgtgtgtatgtagtgATGCAGCGAGAGCAGGGGCTGGGAGCTAGTGATAAAAGCATCGTTGTGCTGTATTTACAACACGGCGGCAGCAATAACACAAAattacagtttatatatatacaaaagcATGTGCCACACCAAAACACCGGCTCCTCATTAAGAGATAATTCAGCTGGACAATAAACTCTGAAGCAGGGATGGAAATAAGGGCAaggaatatgtatatattattagaCTGTGACTGTCTCTGACTGTGGTCTTGCAGCTTGTTGGCTAAAATCTAATGTATAAAAAGTATAGAGGTGCAGTCTTAAGCCAAAAGTGTCAAATGGACGAGGGGTCGTAACACTGTGCCGCGCTGTGTGGTAATCTCCTTCCATTCTCTCTTATCAGCAGAGCTCGAAGCCCTTGAGGAAACGATGATCGTTGGTTTATCGGTGGCGACCACGCTGTCTCGCTGGGTTTGTTCCAGGCAGCCGACCCAACAAGACGCCTTTCGTCTCCTGCGGTTCTGAGCGTCTGACAGATCTGCACCCTCCCTGTGCCGCAGCGTATTCagtccccctctcccccctcagagTCAAGGGCATAATGTGACGCATCTTGATCCCTGACTGACTGCCTGACTGACTCACACTGCGGGGGCCACCATGCAGGAGTGCCACACTGggctgtgtctgtctgtctacatcTTCACCTTCGTGCTGGGCTTCCCGGCCAACATCCTTGCCTTCTACACTTTCTGCAGGAAAGTGAGGCAGAAACCCACGCCCATTGACATCCTGCTCCTCAACCTGACCATCTCTgaccttctcttcctcctcttcctgccctTTAAGATGCAGGAGGTGATGAACAACATGGTTTGGGACATGCCCTACCCCCTCTGCCCACTGTCTGGCTTTGTCTTCTATATGACCATCTACAACAGCACCTTCTTCCTCACCGCCGTCAGCGTAGAGCGCTACCTGGGCGTGGCTTTCCCCATCCAGCACTCCCTGAAGCGGCGACCTCTGTACGCTGTTTTCGCCAGCATCTTCTTCTGGATTTTCTCCTTCCTCAACCTGAGCATTGTGTTCATCGTGCCCTTCATCAGCCCCGAGAACCTTGTGAACAACACCGGAGGCCAAAACGCCTCGGGTTTCTCTACCATGGCCGCCAACACAGAGGAAGTGTGTTACGAGAACTTCACAGCGGCGCAGCTGAACGTCCTGCTGCCGGTACGTCTGGAGCTGTGCGTGGTACTCTTCTGCGTGCCTTTACTGATTTGCAGTTTCTGCTACATCAACTTTATCAGGATTCTGTCCAAGCTGCAGCACATCGACCGGCGCCGCCGCCTCCGGGCCATTGGCATGGCTTTGGGAACTTTGTTGGTGTTCGCTCTGTGTTTTGGCCCCTACAACGTCTCGCACATTGTGGGTTATATTACATGGAAAAGTCCCGACTGGAGGGACAAAGCCCTGCTCTGTAGCACCTTCAACGCGTGTCTCGACCCCCTCATTTTctacttctcctcctctgcggTGAGGGGCAATGTGAGTAGCGTGATGGAAGGGGTGAGATGTCGCCTACACAGGTGCCTGTCCTGTCACGTACTCCGGGGCTTGTGGGGGCAAATGAACAAGACTGCAACTGATAAGGAACACAAACAAGAGGAGATCAATGCTATCTGACTGAAAGGGAGCTTTCAGCAGCTGCCTTCGCTAATTTGTTATTACATCCCAGGAAGCAGGAAATTAatgtcatgtttatgtttttacatgtgAGAAAATTGCCTACCGGCCTGCAGCACACAACGCAGCGTGTCTCTGTTTGACTCTCTGATGTACATCCTATCCGGAAACAAGACGAGCAAGGAAAACTTCTGTCAGTCTGAGCAAGCCACggcagtttcttttcttttttttaaatgctgtgtaATGTGTAAAGCCACAGACACAGGCCACGGAACTGTCacattcaaatggaaaaaaaacatttattacacaACAGCAAGATTTCAGAAGATCTCCATTAGCACAGTCAGGCTCTGTGGTGCGGTGCTGCGGTGTAGAagccaacaaaaaaagaatatatccCGACAACAGCTTCGGACATCGTCTCTAGGCGATGCAAGATAAAGCATAAACCAACCTGCTTTAACCGTGAACAGGATATGCCGtctgtttgtaaaaaataataatatggtCATTTTGCGTCAGGTGTTCCGGTAGAAAGTAGAGAACTGTAAAATACGACATCTGAAAGAAGATTTCAAGCATGGTGGCAGTTACAGGACAGGAAGCACCACTTGCAGGAAACGTCTATAGCATGCAGCTAATATTCAGTTTGCCTTTTGATAATGCATTTGTATATTTCGTATTTTGTCTCACACGATAATAAATATTCTAGCTTACAggatatatattacattttgacCAGAGCCCacttgttgtatttttttaaaaga
Encoded proteins:
- the LOC118311400 gene encoding free fatty acid receptor 2, with the translated sequence MQECHTGLCLSVYIFTFVLGFPANILAFYTFCRKVRQKPTPIDILLLNLTISDLLFLLFLPFKMQEVMNNMVWDMPYPLCPLSGFVFYMTIYNSTFFLTAVSVERYLGVAFPIQHSLKRRPLYAVFASIFFWIFSFLNLSIVFIVPFISPENLVNNTGGQNASGFSTMAANTEEVCYENFTAAQLNVLLPVRLELCVVLFCVPLLICSFCYINFIRILSKLQHIDRRRRLRAIGMALGTLLVFALCFGPYNVSHIVGYITWKSPDWRDKALLCSTFNACLDPLIFYFSSSAVRGNVSSVMEGVRCRLHRCLSCHVLRGLWGQMNKTATDKEHKQEEINAI